Proteins encoded in a region of the Dreissena polymorpha isolate Duluth1 chromosome 6, UMN_Dpol_1.0, whole genome shotgun sequence genome:
- the LOC127835623 gene encoding uncharacterized protein LOC127835623 has product MELQKTLCLLLNVIVFTCAREPSSPICSRYDYEERLLERVLRNELALETTLNEILKTNGKVGDALKDLEDGKAKVESTLAVIEQKQLDMESKLSDFINNASNNMNSTLASNVDEVVKAASDIKANATVTVQQLVKQVQILKDQLKVPTIYFRARLSASITDLPSGKDLVFPTVEVNEGEGYDPSNGIFTASIPGMYLFSVQYCAYSQKYVYLEIVNQGKTLQRSSNSGRSEDWPCMTMQASTVVAKGHQVWVRTTSTSTLYDSSVRYTSFSGTLIHV; this is encoded by the exons ATGGAACTTCAAAAGACTTTATGTTTGCTATTGAACGTGATTGTCTTCACGTGTGCACGAGAGCCTTCTAGCCCGATTTGCTCGAGATATGACTATGAGGAGCGTTTACTAGAAAGAGTCCTTCGAAACGAATTGGCTCTAGAAACCACTCTGAATGAAATACTGAAAACAAACGGAAAAGTGGGGGATGCACTTAAAGATTTAGAAGATGGAAAAGCAAAAGTGGAGTCTACGTTGGCAGTTATTGAACAGAAACAACTCGATATGGAATCTAAACTAAGTGATTTTATTAACAATGCTTCCAACAATATGAACTCAACATTGGCTTCAAATGTTGACGAAGTGGTTAAAGCTGCTTCAGACATCAAAGCCAATGCAACTGTGACGGTGCAGCAACTCGTAAAACAAGTTCAAATCCTCAAAG ATCAGTTAAAAGTACCTACAATTTACTTTCGTGCGCGCCTTTCGGCTAGCATAACAGACCTACCGAGTGGCAAGGATTTAGTCTTCCCGACGGTGGAGGTCAACGAAGGTGAAGGTTATGATCCTTCAAATGGAATATTCACAGCCTCCATCCCTGGAATGTATCTGTTCAGTGTTCAGTACTGTGCTTATAGTCAGAAATATGTTTACCTTGAAATCGTCAACCAAGGCAAGACATTACAGAGGTCATCTAACAGTGGTAGAAGTGAAGATTGGCCATGTATGACTATGCAGGCATCCACAGTGGTTGCAAAGGGACACCAGGTCTGGGTGCGCACCACATCTACGAGCACGTTGTATGATTCTTCTGTAAGATATACTTCATTTTCTGGCACATTGATCCACGTATAA
- the LOC127834990 gene encoding uncharacterized protein LOC127834990, translating into MFDSLIDNLNKDKWEEIDAASKNQDKFLEYHVMRQHRQVDDTTIAFMVAVDEGDPKSVELKDCQKKKDPLKEIGVVELMLNAEETEIIGIDLNGDIVIRK; encoded by the exons ATGTTTGACAGCCTGATTGACAATCTCAACAAAGATAAATGGGAAGAGATTGACGCCGCGTCAAAGAACCAAG ACAAGTTCTTGGAGTACCATGTCATGAGGCAGCACAGACAGGTGGACGACACCACCATCGCCTTCATGGTGGCAGTGGACGAAGGCGACCCCAAGAGTGTGGAGCTCAAGGACTGTCAGAAAAAGAAGGACCCTCTAAAGGAAATAGGGGTCGTGGAACTGATGCTCAATGCCGAGGAAACCGAGATCATTGGTATTGACCTCAATGGTGACATCGTCATTAGGAAATGA